The proteins below come from a single Garra rufa chromosome 3, GarRuf1.0, whole genome shotgun sequence genomic window:
- the LOC141331707 gene encoding uncharacterized protein, whose amino-acid sequence QQEEQQQLLKLQSKEEQQQLLKLQSQEEQQQLLKLQSQEEQQQLLKLQSQEEQQQLLKLQSQEEQQQLLKLQSQEEQQQLLKLQSQEEQQQLLKLQSQEEQQQLLKLQSQEEQQQQLKLQSQEEQQQLLKPQSQEEQKQLLKPQSQEEQQQLLKLQSQEEQQQLLKLQSQEEQQQLLKLQSQEEQQQLLKPQSQEEQQQLLKLQSQEEQQ is encoded by the coding sequence CAGCAGGAGGAGCAGCAGCAGCTGTTGAAACTGCAGTCGAAGGAGGAGCAGCAGCAGCTGTTGAAACTGCAGTCGCAGGAGGAGCAGCAGCAGCTGTTGAAACTGCAGTCGCAGGAGGAGCAGCAGCAGCTGTTGAAACTGCAGTCGCAGGAGGAGCAGCAGCAGCTGTTGAAACTGCAGTCGCAGGAGGAGCAGCAGCAGCTGTTGAAACTGCAGTCGCAGGAGGAGCAGCAGCAGCTGTTGAAACTGCAGTCGCAGGAGGAGCAGCAGCAGCTGTTGAAACTGCAGTCGCAGGAGGAGCAGCAGCAGCTGTTGAAACTGCAGTCGCAGgaggagcagcagcagcagttgAAACTGCAGTCGCAGGAGGAGCAGCAGCAGCTGTTGAAACCGCAGTCGCAGGAGGAGCAGAAGCAGCTGTTGAAACCGCAGTCGCAGGAGGAGCAGCAGCAGCTGTTGAAACTGCAGTCGCAGGAGGAGCAGCAGCAGCTGTTGAAACTGCAGTCGCAGGAGGAGCAGCAGCAGCTGTTGAAACTGCAGTCGCAGGAGGAGCAGCAGCAGCTGTTGAAACCGCAGTCGCAGGAGGAGCAGCAGCAGCTGTTGAAACTGCAGTCGCAGGAGGAGCAGCAGTAG
- the LOC141331706 gene encoding GTPase IMAP family member 7-like: MKQRKIILIGKTGDGKSSAGNTILRKKVFKPIASPNAATSKSVSRDGMVDGRKITVIDTPGFFDTDRDDEEINSEILKALTDCAPAIDAFVLVLRVGRYTEHENEVFQKFINILKEGALKHTVILFTFGEQLEGQTIKEFVKANLKLQELVDKCGGRCHVIDNKYWNSSPSGDKSNRVQVKNLMETIDKMVKVNGCYSSELLQMVEENIQEEMKINKDNLSPEEKREKAKKIVHEKLLRQVAGAATGMLLGALLGAAVALASVAAVLQQYCPLKELIKTKV, encoded by the exons ATGAAAC AAAGAAAGATCATCCTTATTGGGAAAACAGGAGATGGCAAAAGCAGCGCTGGAAatacaattctcagaaaaaaagtattCAAACCTATAGCTTCACCTAACGCTGCTACATCTAAATCTGTAAGCAGAGATGGGATGGTTGATGGAAGAAAGATCACTGTAATTGACACACCTGGATTCTTTGACACAGATCGTGATGATGAGGAGATCAATTCTGAGATTTTGAAAGCTCTGACTGACTGCGCTCCAGCCATTGATGCCTTTGTCCTGGTCCTAAGGGTTGGAAGATACACAGAACATGAAAACGAGGTGTTTCAGAAATTTATAAACATACTGAAAGAGGGCGCTTTAAAACACACAGTGATCTTGTTCACATTTGGTGAGCAACTAGAAGGCCAAACCATTAAGGAATTTGTGAAGGCCAATTTAAAACTACAGGAGCTGGTTGATAAATGCGGAGGCCGCTGTCACGTCATCGACAACAAATACTGGAATAGCAGTCCTTCAGGAGACAAGAGCAACAGGGTTCAGGTGAAAAATCTGATGGAGACCATCGACAAGATGGTGAAAGTGAATGGCTGCTACAGCAGTGAGCTTCTTCAGATGgtggaggaaaacattcaagaGGAGATGAAGATAAATAAGGACAACCTGTCTCCAGAAGAGAAACGGGAAAAAGCGAAGAAAATTGTTCATGAAAAATTATTGAGGCAAGTTGCAGGAGCAGCAACAGGGATGCTGCTTGGTGCTCTTCTGGGCGCTGCTGTTGCATTAGCTTCAGTTGCGGCTGTATTACAACAATACTGCCCTTTAAAAGAACTGATAAAAACCAAGGTA
- the LOC141331709 gene encoding GTPase IMAP family member 7-like — protein MGSCASMPERRIVLLGRKGDGKSSAGNTILGKKVFTTKALDNSVKAQRARRKKRYGSTITVIETPGFFDTDNNDKEIKSEIIKALVECTPNVDAFVIVLKVGEYTSQEIEVLRKHLKKINNDVFDHTVILFTFGKQLKGKTIEEFLKANSQLQKLVDKCGGRCHVIDNKYWKKRKRGNKSNRVQVKNLMDTIDKMRNKNGCFTSELFQKMEEQIQEEIGKMDGENLPEKEKREKAKKNVQNKMLEQAEGASTEILIGALLGVGVSFILAYLQTIFPIRALLNVAAAVLGVAGGAREAEAGETAAVETVHEGAALKTGEKAEGAAKTGLAAVKSGEAVAGGAGAGVAAGVLGVAALAGWKATEVCDVMSNARAVAENVQQFVANVFNNKTTQTEENEK, from the exons ATGGGAT CCTGTGCCTCTATGCCGGAGAGAAGAATTGTGCTTTTGGGACGGAAAGGAGATGGCAAAAGCAGTGCCGGGAACACAATACTTGGGAAAAAAGTATTCACTACTAAAGCTCTGGATAATTCCGTAAAAGCTCAACGTGCAAGAAGAAAGAAGCGATATGGAAGCACGATCACAGTTATTGAAACACCTGGATTCTTTGACACAGACAATAATGATAAGGAGATTAAATCTGAGATCATCAAAGCTCTGGTTGAATGCACTCCAAATGTTGATGCCTTTGTGATCGTTCTGAAGGTCGGAGAGTACACAAGCCAAGAAATAGAGGTGCTGCGGAAACATCTTAAGAAAATAAACAATGATGTGTTTGACCATACAGTGATCTTATTCACTTTTGGTAAACAACTCAAAGGCAAGACCATTGAAGAATTTCTTAAGGCCAATTCACAACTACAGAAGCTGGTTGATAAATGTGGAGGCCGCTGTCACGTCATTGACAACAAATACTGGAAAAAACGTAAACGGGGGAACAAGAGCAACAGAGTTCAGGTGAAAAATCTCATGGATACCATTGACAAGATGAGGAATAAGAACGGCTGCTTCACCAGTGAGCTGTTTCAAAAGATGGAGGAACAAATTCAGGAGGAGATTGGAAAAATGGATGGGGAAAATTTGCCTGAAAAAGAGAAACGAGAAAAAGCAAAGAAAAATGTTCAGAACAAAATGCTGGAGCAGGCTGAAGGAGCGTCAACAGAAATCCTGATTGGTGCACTTCTGGGCGTAGGTGTGAGTTTCATTCTGGCTTACTTGCAAACAATCTTCCCTATAAGAGCATTGCTAAATGTAGCAGCAGCCGTTTTAGGGGTTGCAGGAGGAGCGAGAGAAGCAGAGGCAGGAGAAACAGCAGCAGTTGAGACAGTTCATGAAGGAGCAGCACTGAAAACAGGAGAAAAAGCAGAAGGAGCAGCTAAAACGGGACTAGCAGCTGTTAAATCAGGAGAAGCAGTGGCAGGAGGAGCAGGTGCAGGTGTTGCTGCAGGTGTTCTTGGAGTTGCAGCTCTTGCAGGATGGAAAGCGACAGAAGTGTGTGATGTGATGAGCAATGCAAGAGCTGTGGCTGAAAACGTACAACAATTTGTTGCTAATGTTTTCaataataaaacaacacaaaCAGAAGAAAATGAAAAGTAA